Within the Asterias amurensis chromosome 15, ASM3211899v1 genome, the region ccaacacaaaacctctgggtaaaacacggacacaaaagtccattcaattacagttctcaaaagaaaaaaaagctgtcgcggagtagaaagctccctttcgctttttctaataacaacttgctcccaccagtggccgctcttcatggtagaccagatttacctttgaccaatacttccagcaagtgccataaaacccgtcaatcgcacgacaaattccatccgattgttataccgcatgtctttaaaacactgtcacagcaatcgtcttctcctgacaagacgtcagtgacgtcttccccgaactgcaagacttcttctccgccgtaatcacacaatatattggtatataacaacacgcaaatacacaattaatgtgcagccattttgggtcgtatgtggcaaggattttgcagccggccgcgttgcattgtgggaacggacttccgtccacaaacattgtaacttccgcatgggctgacctgtttatCACATTTCCTGGgatttgatcgtaagtgtgaaacgaccgtgcatattcctgggaaatagtactcccgggagttaccaaattgggatagtgagaacggttgctggggtggcggtggggttaaaaactcccgggattttcccgggagtttatttcccgggaaatggctctgtagtgtgaaaagggctaaacAGAGAATTTGGAGAGACTTAGAACCACAGAGGGACATTGCTTGCCAACCAACAGCTGAACTAGGCTACAATCCCAGCCATACCTCGTtggccccccctgccccctttcaatgttggttccaattgaTGGTCTTCTACTATGGGCGGCCAAAAGGGCCAAAACTAATAAATTTATAAACTAAAGGACAAAACCATAATCAAAGAAAGAAGTTGTTCAACAAACACCAAGTAGAAACTAAGGTAACAAAACTCAACAACAatcaaagaaaattgttttcaaacaatGAACAATTCCCAAATCAAGCTTTAAAGCGCAACAACaatcaaacatttgttttttaacaagaaGTACTCTGAATCaaactaataaaacaaaacgcaatcaaatataaaataaaaacaaaacaaaaacagccaaAGGCTTAAAGAATGAAtccttataaaaaacaaacacagacaaTGAAACGTCAAATAGGGACGAATACTAACACAGTAAAAATAAAGAGAAATCATCAATCGGCTATCGTTGAAAACGAAAATCAAACTAACTATTACAAAATGTTGACGGCGGTTGTCAAAGCTAAGGACAAAATGCAAACCGTATCAGTCTccctagccttgatcaaggctgttgacgtactgttccccggcccggttcgctgcacacgcatgcagtgcatacacaaatgtacattactaTACATTGTAAAGCGAGAACagtagcgtagtcgtgagtacggtcgtgtctttctactttcaacctcgcacacgtggctcaaacaacagccttgatgggtttgtaaagctttatcggaattccgataaaagggtattcatgatgtgggcgtgtcattctaaacattggccaatcacaggcgcgattgagaatgacgtattactgcaagcaatcatgccacgtccatgcatGCATGCGTGTACTTGTCATCGCTGCAAACCGAGCTCTTCGGTGTGAATACACACTCGCGAATCGAGGACTTTTAGCAcagcgaggacgtcctcgctttgaaaaattgtgataaatGCAGCATTATAGCCAGTTTGGACGCCACTGGGATATCTAAGCTTTTGGGACTAATCCTCGGTTTACGTCATTTACGAGAGGAGCATGTGTGAGTTAACACAATTCTGTTGCCGGAGCGGTGGGTTAGCACTCTTGGATGGTTacatcgccctctgttgatatgaAGTATCCTTCTTGTAGGTAGTAGAGGCGGCCATTTCTAAATCTGAACTCATTTATGCATGACGGTTAGCTTATTCGATTTGAGTCGGGTAGCGTGGCCGGTTGCTGCTGTCATGGGGACGCATCATAAACATGGAGTGCATTGCATCCACCAGGACCCTAGAGTCAACCATTCGACCCATGGCAGCTCTCGAGAGAAGACAAGAAATGGTGAGTGATCTGAGTGTAaataaatttccatgtgatgtaggcctaaataaatCCTTACTGTACTGACTACATCACTATACTatatacagtcgtttgaccagttaacAATTCCTTAGACTTGTCAACAAACACATAGTTAAATGATTTAGGACATGACCAATTTATGTTTAtgattgtttctttcttgttagtaactaagccgccactctggaattcggagttaaaaggggaaactaaaacataatataGTTTTAAACTCCATGAAAGACATTTTTCACAAGAGTAAATACTCATGttgcatattgtatcacccctgcggtatcatagaatcgtccaagtgcgttgaaagacaacatggcggatattgccgttcgttactaaattctGGGTCACAAACACCTTTTCTACAGttacaaatacaattgtttccacagttttaaagtgatttgggtgcatatgactcttgtgcatatattgaatGTTTGACTTATGTTAAAATGTTCTGTGAAAGTGCACTGAAAtattgttgtcgtgaggggtcgtgagttgtcggtatttagtgcgacccttaTGACATGTTCCACTAAACCGATCGACTTTTGTTCGATGAATAACGTATATGTGACATCATTTTTATGTCTTCTTTCTAGTATGAAGAAGGGGACAGCATCATGGCACTGTGGCCTCCAAACTCGTCATGGTATCCAGCTGTAATCACCTCCATAACCAAAGGTATTTAAAGCCACTGCACCCTTTCGgtacataaaaaaaaggaacagttcacagatttacaaataatttacagggtttacagaaggtaatggtgaaagacttctcttgaaatatgagtccatgaaatgcttaactttttgagacaacggtaaaactatataaattctcgttaacgagaattacggatttgttataaacacatgtcatgacacggcgaaacgcgcgaaaacaggagtgggttttcccgttattttctcccgactccgacgttcgattgagcctaaatttccacaggattgttattttagatatacgttgtgatacacgaagtgtgggacttggacaatactgtttaccgaaacaatggctttaaacaagtaTCATTACTTTTGTACTGTGGACACACGAAATGACAGTTCCACACCCTTATTGTGATCCACATTACGTGAAGAGCACGTTTTAAAGATGGCACTAAGTTGTATgtttcccccacccccccccccaccccccaaaatgaaatgaaaattaatcaACCGTTTGCCTTTCATTTTTCAGGGAAGTCACTAATCAAGTACTGCGTGCGTTACACTGATGATGGCATCACACGCTCCTTATTTGAGCACCAGGTGAgtaaatgatgatgtcatgtatTAATTCCATCGATCTTAATTTAATAACATGCTATGTGTCTTCATAATATTTTATGTTCTGTACAATTGAGACGTTTTTCCAAGGTTGACGTGTTGAGGCAAACAAATGTCCTCTCTAAATGTAACAGAGTGCAAAAACACTTGCTGTTTACGGCAACCGGCTCGCTTTATAGTAAAAGCTGGATAATAACCAATCCGTGCCACATTgagtacaatgatcaacacaaatatggctCACAATTGCATGgtattcgttttacctcgtccacaaacacggtcggccatttatgggagtccaaacttggactcccataaatggccgaccgtgttcgttcgcgACGTCacatgaaaaccgtgcaatttggagtgatacttgtgtggatcattatattctacttgtaaaacatctttctaaccacatgcatttcataagaaacggtttcaaacgctgttcatagaccaactcgaccgatccaaggcaacgtgttcctttaagttctgaCTAGCTTAGTGCTTATGTATTATTTGCCTATCAATTTAAGGGCACGCTGATGCACTCAACCGTATATATTTAATTTGTGTCACAATCCGAATAATATCTCAGTGGTGTTAATTATGTCATTTATCTTTTCCTTGCTAGCTGGCCCATCAAACATCAGGTTTTCAGTCTGATACTTCAAGGtgtgtcaaccccaacaccaattgcagggatgacgatgacccacaagctatttttcagtctgatccttcaaggtctgtcaaccccaacaccagttcctgggatgacgatgacccacaagctatttttcagtctgatccttcaagttgtgtcaaccccaacaccagtGCCTGcgatgacgatgacccacaagctatgTTAGAAACTGGCGAGCTTCACCAAAGCAATGAAGCTGTAGGATGTGAAACAAATGATTCGAGTGAGAAGTGTGCCGTAACAGTCATGCAGACCGATAATGTCGGTAGACAAAGGAAATGggacaaaaaacactattgcTTTTACTGTGATGAGCCTCAGGCCAAGTTACCCCGTCATCTTCAGTCGCGTCACAAAGAGGAGAGGGAAGTTGTAGAGATAGCATCGGAGACCGACGTTAGTGCCCGCAAGAAACTTCTGTTATACATCCGCAATATTGGTAATCACAGACACAATTGCCAAGTCCTTAGAGAGGGAAAGGGTGTCCTTATTATAGTATACAGACCAAATCATGAGGCATCTCCACACGCATATGGACCATGCATACATTGTTATGGCTATTACGTGCGTCTTGATCTTTGGCGTCATCAGTGCCCACTTAAGCCTGCGCTCCCTGCACAGACTGATGGTAGCAGTAGGAGAGGTCGTGTTAGGGGGCGAGTAGCTAACAAGAGTGATTTGTTAAAACCACCCCCTGCTGGTGTATCTTTCCAGTTGAACAAGGTTCTTAGTTCTATGAGGAGAGACAATGTTGGTCTGATTGTCAAGAATGATTCTTTGATTCTGGAAGTTGCCAAACGTGAATACCTTAGACTTGGCCACGATGTTACCCAACATGGCTACATTCGGAACAAACTACGAGAACTTGGTCGTCTTGTTATACAACTGAGACAAAACACCCACCAACCAAATGCATCACTGGAAGTATTCGTGCATCCCCGCCATCTGAATGATATCGTCAAGGCTGTTCATGATGTCGCCGGCTTCAGTGAAGGAAAACAGATGTATCACGTTCCATCTCTAGCACTCAAGATTGGACATTCCATCAAGAGATGTGCACTCATACTGCAAGCAAGTGCTTTAGAGTTTAATCTTAGGCAAAAAGCGGAACAGGCCGAACAGTTTAGGCAGTTATGTGAAATAAAGTGGCCAGAACTTGTGTCAACGCACGCCCACAGAACACTGTACCAAGGAAAGCGCAACAAACCTGCTGATCTCCCCACAAATGCAGATGTGGTGAAAATCTCATCATTCCTTCATGAAACTGGCAACCGGGAAGTGCAGCTCCTACACTCTGCTAAGGGCCATGAAATTACACCAGCTTGGAAGAAATTGAATGAAGTCACACTGTGCcatctcattatcttcaaccgcAGACGACAGGGGGAAGTATCCAAAATGAAACTTGAAGATTTTCAGAAGCGAAGTAGTGCAGCCATTGTGAATGGTGATTGCGTGATGACTGATCTTGAACGGCACCTCTGTAAAATCGTCAAAGTCATTGAAATAGTTGGTAAGAGGGGCAGAACTGTTCCTGTGCTTCTTGGTACTGATGTGATGGCGTGGTTGAAGGCTCTGGTCGCAAATAGAAATGCAGCTGGAGTGGCACAAGACAATATATTCTTATTCGCACGAAGTTGTTACGGAGGCTCAGGTCATATACGAGGAAGCGACTGTCTACGAGCATATGCAAATCAGGCGGGCCTTGAGAATGCTGATAGCATGCGGTCTACAAAGCTTCGTAAACATGTAGCGACTGTTTCGCAAATTCTGGCCTTGAATGAACATCAGCTTGAAACACTTGCAGACTTCATGGGTCATGATTTGCGGGTCCATCGTGAGTACTACCGGTTGCCAGACACTGTCCAGAGGGTTACCAAACTGTCTAGACTCTTCCTCAGCTTGGAGAGAGGCAACTTGGTTTCGCAACATGGCAAATCTTTGGAGGAGTTGCATGTTACTGGAGGTAAACAAACCCGTTTTTAACTTGTCTTTCCAAATTAATTCAAACTGTggtaactcccccccccccccataacattcattcactgtacaacctccccccccccatcccccccccccatccccccccccaatggatTGGCCAACATGTTTAGGTGTGTGCGCCAAAAAGCAAGCATACCTAAATGTTACAATTGCTCTTTGTTTTTGGGGCATGATAACTCGGCCTGTGGCCGTCAtcacctaaccccccccccccccccccccattttgaaCATCATTCACTGTACACCCCAAACCC harbors:
- the LOC139948191 gene encoding uncharacterized protein, whose protein sequence is MECIASTRTLESTIRPMAALERRQEMYEEGDSIMALWPPNSSWYPAVITSITKGKSLIKYCVRYTDDGITRSLFEHQLAHQTSGFQSDTSRCVNPNTNCRDDDDPQAIFQSDPSRSVNPNTSSWDDDDPQAIFQSDPSSCVNPNTSACDDDDPQAMLETGELHQSNEAVGCETNDSSEKCAVTVMQTDNVGRQRKWDKKHYCFYCDEPQAKLPRHLQSRHKEEREVVEIASETDVSARKKLLLYIRNIGNHRHNCQVLREGKGVLIIVYRPNHEASPHAYGPCIHCYGYYVRLDLWRHQCPLKPALPAQTDGSSRRGRVRGRVANKSDLLKPPPAGVSFQLNKVLSSMRRDNVGLIVKNDSLILEVAKREYLRLGHDVTQHGYIRNKLRELGRLVIQLRQNTHQPNASLEVFVHPRHLNDIVKAVHDVAGFSEGKQMYHVPSLALKIGHSIKRCALILQASALEFNLRQKAEQAEQFRQLCEIKWPELVSTHAHRTLYQGKRNKPADLPTNADVVKISSFLHETGNREVQLLHSAKGHEITPAWKKLNEVTLCHLIIFNRRRQGEVSKMKLEDFQKRSSAAIVNGDCVMTDLERHLCKIVKVIEIVGKRGRTVPVLLGTDVMAWLKALVANRNAAGVAQDNIFLFARSCYGGSGHIRGSDCLRAYANQAGLENADSMRSTKLRKHVATVSQILALNEHQLETLADFMGHDLRVHREYYRLPDTVQRVTKLSRLFLSLERGNLVSQHGKSLEELHVTGEGFSSDEDSSDSGDSCDPALEDSVDDRRPPTQTDPAPKDRQVKRRQFKRRPWTAQEKKDVTEGLQRFFLLKKMPGKRDIESSCPVALQTRTWRNIKDFCRNTMTLQQI